The following are from one region of the Aspergillus chevalieri M1 DNA, chromosome 1, nearly complete sequence genome:
- a CDS encoding uncharacterized protein (COG:S;~EggNog:ENOG410PZDH;~TransMembrane:1 (o15-35i)), translated as MEVPNLLPAPSFSPVRSLLVLFLSILLAFCTFVYYHRFGYSPLSCPRGSQPSSNTQSQGAAGKRARRKRKGKAKARSKAMAAVGSSSLLDNGVEAIPVPILHPKATHAAEESQSSDSALLDRRLEHLMIPILEPVRNPVTARHASQNNSLSGRKMAKTVPWDGQFRWAIKGCSVFDDQQEEANALYYPHNLLSRVPLSNRLVFQYGLRYIPSMTETNIYRTVTVENLPANITLSQMLLNVSGEVYSARLFDTKAITGYNTAIVVFLLESEARTFVENAEEGLQVGSALAKVALVNTPTYPMPAEMDNLVNKGYSRCLVVSEVSATIQKDICGVLNRSAYHSYIEGVKAGPSAGQVTIRFHCIKSAAAVLSLLQGHPNFRKCSVSFLKESQGKLVLTKAG; from the exons ATGGAAGTCCCCAACTTGCTCCCCGCCCCCAGCTTTTCCCCCGTCAGGTCTCTCCTCGTTTTAtttctttccattcttctcgcGTTCTGTACCTTTGTTTACTACCATCGATTTGGATACTCTCCTCTCTCTTGCCCTCGTGGCTCCCAACCCTCCAGCAACACTCAATCCCAGGGAGCTGCGGGAAAACGAGCTCGTCGTAAGAGGAAGGGGAAGGCGAAGGCGCGCTCCAAGGCCATGGCTGCTGTGGGCAGTTCGAGCCTCCTCGACAACGGCGTGGAAGCTATTCCAGTTCCCATTTTGCACCCAAAGGCGACTCATGCTGCGGAAGAGTCTCAGTCGTCCGATTCTGCCCTCCTGGACCGCCGGTTGGAGCATCTCATGATACCTATTTTGGAGCCAGTGCGG AATCCAGTCACCGCTCGTCATGCAAGCCAAAACAACTCCCTCTCAGGTCGCAAAATGGCAAAGACGGTTCCCTGGGATGGTCAGTTTCGCTGGGCGATCAAAGGATGCAGCGTCTTCGACGACCAGCAAGAAGAAGCCAATGCTCTCTACTACCCGCACAACCTCCTTTCTCGTGTACCTCTTTCGAATCGCCTGGTTTTTCAGTACGGACTGCGTTACATTCCCTCGATGACTGAAACGAACATCTACCGCACCGTGACGGTCGAGAACCTCCCTGCAAACATCACGCTGAGCCAGATGCTACTGAATGTGTCCGGGGAGGTTTACTCCGCGCGCCTCTTTGATACCAAGGCCATCACGGGATACAACACGGCGATTGTAGTCTTCCTGTTGGAGAGCGAGGCGCGCACCTTTGTCGAGAATGCTGAGGAAGGACTGCAAGTTGGATCCGCCCTAGCCAAGGTTGCCCTCGTGAATACTCCAACCTACCCGATGCCTGCGGAAATGGACAATCTGGTGAACAAAGGATACAGTCGATGTCTCGTTGTCTCGGAGGTCAGCGCAACCATCCAGAAGGACATTTGCGGCGTGCTCAACAGATCGGCCTATCACTCGTACATCGAAGGCGTCAAGGCTGGACCATCTGCCGGCCAAGTTACTATTCGATTTCACTGCATCAAGTCAGCAGCGGCGGTGTTGTCACTCCTCCAGGGACACCCCAACTTTCGGAAGTGCAGTGTGAGCTTTTTGAAGGAAAGTCAGGGCAAGTTGGTGTTGACGAAGGCGGGATGA
- a CDS encoding uncharacterized protein (COG:G;~EggNog:ENOG410PFT2;~InterPro:IPR011701,IPR036259;~TransMembrane:3 (i55-72o94-110i117-136o);~go_function: GO:0022857 - transmembrane transporter activity [Evidence IEA];~go_process: GO:0055085 - transmembrane transport [Evidence IEA]), with the protein MSKADDNVSRVSDPEKEVQPGNEPEESKLDRFEDPDEGVSEEERAKRDRKLLWKLDLRLVPWLCLLYLVAFLDRTNIGNAKVAGLQEDLNITDTQYNIALTVFFISYSVFEPLTNVLLKRWGPSIFIPVIVILWVSTPC; encoded by the exons ATGTCCAAAGCTGATGACAATGTGTCCAGGGTTTCGGATCCCGAGAAGGAGGTCCAGCCGGGGAATGAGCCGGAGGAGTCCAAATTGGATCGCTTTGAGGATCCGGATGAGGGTGTGAGTGAGGAGGAGCGGGCTAAGAGG GACCGCAAGCTGCTGTGGAAGCTAGACCTGCGCCTCGTCCCCTGGCTTTGTCTACTCTACCTCGTCGCCTTTCTGGACCG GACAAATATCGGAAATGCCAAGGTCGCCGGTCTGCAAGAGGATCTAAACATCACCGATACCCAGTATAACATCGCCTTGactgtcttcttcatctcgtACTCGGTTTTCGAGCCTCTCACCAATGTCCTGCTCAAGCGCTGGGGCCCTAGTATCTTCATTCCCGTCATTGTGATTTTGTGGGTGAGTACTCCGTGTTGA
- a CDS encoding uncharacterized protein (COG:S;~EggNog:ENOG410PY5B): MSAQYPARQSPSPNPATMPPRQLSTLFTSLSRESRRWSLTRILHSNNPMDIQGELRGTATFKPLERVTGTGTGTDRDMVYREEGEMPSTVGMGMAGLRWSKKYIWRLSEGGEMSVWFVKVGGSKGSDEEEADYLFHKFDFKDGSAEDSDAAAGEDMFVAAPVPPAAVGDTAVLTARGNHLCINDMYRTAYAFRIRPESGEVLSWSSRHVVKGPKKDQDIVNVYEST, from the coding sequence ATGTCAGCCCAATACCCCGCGAGACAATCGCCCTCTCCCAACCCCGCCACTATGCCACCCCGCCAACTCTCCACACTCTTCACCTCGCTAAGCCGCGAATCGCGCCGCTGGTCCCTAACCCGGATCCTCCACAGCAACAACCCCATGGACATACAAGGTGAACTACGAGGAACTGCCACCTTCAAGCCGCTAGAACGGGTCACGGGCACGGGCACGGGTACGGATCGCGATATGGTATACCGGGAGGAAGGGGAGATGCCGAGCACGGTGGGGATGGGAATGGCGGGACTGCGGTGGTCGAAGAAATATATCTGGCGGTTGAGTGAGGGCGGGGAGATGAGTGTTTGGTTCGTGAAGGTTGGGGGTtcgaaggggagtgatgaggaagaggcggATTATCTGTTTCATAAGTTTGATTTCAAGGACGGGTCTGCGGAGGATTCGGATGCTGCGGCCGGGGAGGATATGTTTGTTGCTGCGCCGGTGCCACCTGCAGCAGTTGGTGATACGGCTGTTCTGACCGCACGTGGCAATCATCTTTGCATAAACGATATGTATCGCACGGCATATGCGTTTCGAATTCGTCCGGAGAGCGGGGAGGTGCTCAGCTGGTCCAGTCGACATGTAGTCAAGGGGCCGAAGAAGGATCAGGACATTGTGAATGTCTACGAATCAACTTGA
- a CDS encoding SDR family oxidoreductase (COG:Q;~EggNog:ENOG410PJRP;~InterPro:IPR002347,IPR036291,IPR020904;~PFAM:PF00106,PF13561,PF08659;~go_function: GO:0016491 - oxidoreductase activity [Evidence IEA];~go_process: GO:0055114 - oxidation-reduction process [Evidence IEA]) — protein sequence MAESPIARGNFVHNNTTPPAHQSLMGLFSLKGKTAIVTGAGAGIGLAVAQGFAEAGANVALWYNSNQKTAERAAEIESKYGVQCKAYQVDIKDPQAVENAANLVVKEFNGRLDIMVANSGIPWTQGPMVDSEVDHYSNVVKTDLDGTFYCAKAAAAQWRKQKKEGNIEGFRYGSFIATASMSGHIVNIPQLQAAYNAAKAGVIHLCKSLAVEWVQFARANSVSPGYIATEISSFVAEDTKNIWKDKIPMGREGEAQELKGAYLYLASDASSYTTGADILVDGGYTLP from the exons ATGGCCGAATCCCCAATCGCCCGGGGCAACTTTGTCCACAACAATACCACCCCACCTGCTCACCAAAGCTTGATGGGCCTTTTCAGTCTCAAAGGGAAAACTGCAATTGTCACAGGTGCCGGTGCTGGCATTGGCCTCGCAGTTGCACAGGGCTTTGCTGAAGCTGGCGCGAATGTTGCACTATGGTATAATTCCAATCAGAAGACGGCTGAACGAGCGGCGGAGATTGAGAGCAAGTATGGAGTTCAGT GCAAGGCCTATCAAGTAGATATCAAGGATCCTCAAGCCGTTGAGAATGCCGCCAACTTGGTAGTCAAGGAGTTCAACGGCCGTCTCGATATTATGGTGGCTAATTCTGGTATTCCTTGGACCCAAGGTCCTATGGTCGACAGTGAAGTGGACCATTATAGCAATGTGGTGAAAACGGACCTGGATGGTACATTTTACTGCGCCAAAGCTGCTGCCGCACAAtggaggaagcagaagaaagAGGGCAACATTGAAGGCTTCCGGTATGGAAGCTTCATCGCCACTGCTTCGATGAGCGGGCATATTGTCAATATTCCTCAACTTCAGGCTGCTTACAACGCTGCCAAGGCTGGTGTCATTCATCTTT GCAAATCCCTTGCTGTTGAATGGGTTCAATTTGCTCGCGCAAACTCTGTTTCTCCGGGTTACATTGCAACTGAGATTTCCAGTTTCGTTGCTGAAGACACCAAAAACATCTGGAAAGATAAAATCCCCATGGGCCGTGAAGGTGAGGCACAGGAGCTCAAGGGTGCTTACCTTTACCTTGCCTCCGACGCTTCTAGCTATACGACTGGCGCCGACATCTTGGTGGACGGGGGGTACACGCTGCCTTGA
- a CDS encoding uncharacterized protein (COG:G;~EggNog:ENOG410Q4K3;~InterPro:IPR036259;~SECRETED:SignalP(1-39);~TransMembrane:3 (n2-13c17/18o27-45i57-77o92-113i)), with translation MAISLIGMAGYALLLGAQGPGARYAGVFLAAMGIYPCVSNTIAWCSNNTEGVYKRGVTLGVVIGWGNLNGIVASNVYRGGDAPQFYPGHGVMLGYLVVCLFGGSLIQYLLLIVENRKRKQGKRDHWIEGLSPEQLAQRGDERPDFMYTL, from the exons ATGGCCATCTCCCTCATCGGCATGGCTGGTTATGCCTTGTTGCTAGGTGCGCAAGGTCCTGGCGCTCGGTATGCCGGTGTTTTCCTCGCTGCCATGGGTATTTATCCATGTGTTTCGAATACCATTGCGTGGTGTAGCAACAACACAGAAG GCGTCTACAAGAGGGGTGTCACGCTGGGCGTTGTAATTGGATGGGGAAATCTCAACGGTATCGTCGCCTCTAATGTCTACCGCGGCGGTGATGCACCCCAATTCTACCCCGGCCATGGCGTGATGCTTGGATACCTCGTTGTATGCTTGTTCGGTGGGTCCCTCATCCAGTATCTCCTGCTGATAGTGGAGAATCGCAAGCGCAAGCAAGGGAAGCGTGATCATTGGATCGAGGGGTTGAGTCCCGAGCAGCTTGCGCAGCGGGGCGATGAGCGGCCGGACTTTATGTATACGCTGTGA
- a CDS encoding Zn(II)2Cys6 transcription factor (COG:S;~EggNog:ENOG410PJM7;~InterPro:IPR036864,IPR021858,IPR001138;~PFAM:PF00172,PF11951;~go_function: GO:0000981 - DNA-binding transcription factor activity, RNA polymerase II-specific [Evidence IEA];~go_function: GO:0008270 - zinc ion binding [Evidence IEA];~go_process: GO:0006355 - regulation of transcription, DNA-templated [Evidence IEA]), protein MPRPRRPGAPEPKRRSRNGCWPCKARKVKCGEEKPSCLNCRRQNDRCDYSIKLNWEGRTRRKSSVEPPSPLCNGYSTHIFSSVSPPAFQQSLPSVSEDTSTGAAENILFWEHKLSHTNPGTHHNRKLSGSERPPSSVPQFEQAAFAGVESSVEVNDLLQVQDVAIPWAENSPHSSSIVSTLNSTPSLVNPIEDGSYASPAETDSAFDRRFFNRSMQNSSFPYAQQTGPASNSQSPSGDIYYPGIPIDSLLDKPEDEEDRSLDLSTSEKRWRTYLRTVTDNYGLDCGRPDLDLNKNDDHAAIDVNRALQLIHPQWHSQRGIEPEFSFAKELKSKNRTYYVSPVPVDIPRYLSPLPMNLLKNPINLMYFHHFLNHTAKMLVPHDCEDNPFVSVLPSMAVADSNLLNLTLAYSASHRARYLGHAEPADRIADWVSDVFPALRFALDNPHTSITDSHLATAVMLLSLKIISPSTFEVPIPWQSHLSLARGLFQAHAEHMAYPRNRIGAFLARWLGYIDIMGTLSCRDGGPPLDMYYSVMNACSTGGEHDEFSVDCFTGFSPRTGACLIRLGKLVHRCDNECFDEAGMFRLNWTASVDMILEAKSLVMEFEALRTQVHVNGKHYRGSPTDLLSMDRAFCCSALLHLHRRILGSSLFSAAVDEAQDGLLKALAQIEPGGSTEVGALFPLFTAGCEVQDTKQRTEILERFVILETTGMKQIQNARRLMQRCWDEELPWIALAKGEFLG, encoded by the exons ATGCCCCGTCCAAGAAGACCAGGCGCGCCGGAACCGAAGCGCAGGAGTCGAAATGGCTGTTG GCCCTGCAAAGCCCGCAAGGTCAAATG CGGCGAAGAAAAGCCCTCGTGTTTAAATTGTCGGCGGCAGAATGACCGATGCGATTATAGTATCAAGCTGAACTGGGAGGGAAGGACCAGGCGAAAATCTTCGGTAGAACCTCCGAGTCCTTTGTGCAACGGCTACTCGACGCATATTTTCTCGTCTGTATCACCTCCGGCATTTCAGCAGTCACTTCCTAGTGTCTCGGAGGATACCTCGACAGGGGCGGCGGAAAATATTCTCTTCTGGGAGCACAAACTGTCGCACACCAATCCAGGAACTCATCACAACAGAAAGCTTAGTGGGAGTGAGAGACCTCCCTCAAGTGTCCCGCAATTTGAGCAGGCTGCTTTTGCGGGTGTGGAGTCGTCAGTAGAGGTTAATGACCTGTTACAGGTACAAGATGTGGCCATCCCATGGGCAGAGAATTCACCACATTCGTCTAGCATCGTATCCACACTGAACAGCACACCATCTCTTGTGAATCCTATTGAGGATGGCTCGTACGCTTCTCCAGCAGAAACGGACTCTGCGTTCGATAGGAGGTTCTTCAATAGATCCATGCAGAATTCGTCGTTTCCTTATGCCCAGCAGACCGGTCCGGCATCAAACTCGCAGTCTCCATCGGGAGACATATATTACCCTGGCATACCTATTGACTCTCTACTAGACAAGccggaagacgaggaggatcgCTCACTTGATCTTTCCACCTCCGAGAAAAGATGGCGGACGTACCTGAGAACGGTCACGGACAACTATGGCCTCGACTGCGGTCGCCCAGATCTGGATTTGAACAAGAACGATGATCATGCAGCCATTGATGTGAACCGCGCACTGCAACTGATTCATCCGCAGTGGCATTCTCAGCGGGGTATTGAGCCTGAATTCAGTTTCGCCAAGGAGTTGAAGTCAAAGAATCGCACGTATTACGTCTCACCAGTGCCCGTGGATATACCGCGATACCTATCACCGTTGCCGATGAATTTGTTGAAGAATCCGATCAACTTGATGTACTTTCATCATTTTCTCAACCATACGGCCAAGATGCTCGTTCCACATGACTGCGAAGACAATCCGTTTGTTTCAGTTCTACCATCTA TGGCTGTTGCGGACTCCAACCTCTTGAACTTGACACTGGCTTACTCCGCAAGTCACCGTGCGCGATACCTAGGACATGCAGAGCCTGCAGATCGCATTGCTGACTGGGTTAGTGATGTATTTCCAGCTTTGCGCTTTGCCTTGGATAATCCACACACAAGCATTACCGACTCTCACCTGGCCACGGCTGTTATGCTTCTTTCCTTGAAGATTATCTCTCCCAGCACGTTCGAAGTCCCGATTCCATGGCAGAGTCACCTTAGCCTCGCCCGTGGTCTTTTCCAGGCACACGCTGAGCATATGGCTTACCCAAGGAACCGCATAGGAGCATTTCTAGCACGGTGGCTGGGGTATATTGACATTATGGGAACTTTGTCGTGCCGCGACGGTGGTCCGCCCTTGGATATGTACTACTCGGTTATGAATGCTTGCTCTACAGGAGGAGAACATGACGAGTTTTCTGTTGACTGCTTTACTGGATTCAGTCCTCGAACAGGCGCATGTTTGATCCGGCTAGGGAAGCTAGTCCATCGGTGTGATAACGAATGCTTCGATGAGGCGGGCATGTTTCGTCTGAACTGGACAGCATCTGTGGACATGATTCTGGAGGCCAAATCTTTGGTCATGGAATTTGAGGCTTTGCGGACACAGGTTCACGTTAATGGCAAACATTATCGAGGATCTCCCACAGACCTACTGTCCATGGATCGAGCATTTTGCTGTTCTGCGTTGTTGCACCTTCATCGTCGGATCTTGGGTAGCTCCCTGTTCTCCGCTGCCGTCGACGAAGCGCAAGATGGTCTCCTGAAAGCCCTGGCGCAGATTGAGCCTGGAGGGTCTACGGAGGTAGGGGCGTTGTTTCCGCTCTTCACTGCTGGATGCGAAGTGCAAGACACCAAGCAACGGACAGAGATCCTGGAGCGGTTTGTTATACTGGAAACAACGGGAATGAAACAG ATACAAAATGCGCGCAGGTTGATGCAGCGATGCTGGGACGAAGAATTGCCATGGATTGCCCTGGCGAAAGGAGAGTTCCTTGGATAG
- a CDS encoding uncharacterized protein (COG:G;~EggNog:ENOG410QDIU;~InterPro:IPR020846,IPR011701,IPR036259;~TransMembrane:4 (o6-25i37-58o70-90i140-164o);~go_function: GO:0022857 - transmembrane transporter activity [Evidence IEA];~go_process: GO:0055085 - transmembrane transport [Evidence IEA]): MAVRFFLGLAEAGLFPGIGYFLSCWYRRDEFGVRMAIFFSGAALAGSFGGLLAAAIALMDGVGGKHGWCWIFILEGLATVLIGVACFWMVQDFPDNATFLSPDDKKRVVRRLAQDKQASAEKEDFNMVYFWSSMKDWKTWLYAVIYMGADMPLYGFSLFVPTIIEELVCSLFLLSHAAG, translated from the coding sequence ATGGCAGTTCGCTTCTTCCTCGGTCTCGCAGAAGCAGGTCTCTTCCCCGGAATCGGATACTTCCTATCGTGCTGGTACCGACGTGACGAGTTCGGTGTGCGAATGGCAATTTTCTTCTCCGGTGCTGCCCTTGCTGGTTCATTTGGTGGTCTGCTTGCCGCTGCGATCGCATTGATGGATGGCGTGGGAGGCAAACATGGTTGGTGCTGGATCTTCATTCTCGAAGGTCTGGCCACAGTGTTGATCGGTGTCGCTTGTTTCTGGATGGTCCAGGACTTCCCTGACAATGCCACGTTTCTCTCGCCTGACGATAAGAAGCGGGTGGTGCGGAGACTGGCACAGGACAAGCAGGCCAGTGCGGAGAAGGAGGACTTCAATATGGTGTACTTCTGGTCCAGTATGAAGGACTGGAAGACGTGGCTTTATGCCGTTATTTATATGGGCGCGGATATGCCTTTGTATGGATTTTCGCTTTTCGTCCCGACCATCATCGAAGAGCTAGTATgttccctctttctcttgtctcatgcagctggctaa
- a CDS encoding uncharacterized protein (COG:S;~EggNog:ENOG410PQ8H;~SECRETED:SignalP(1-20);~TransMembrane:1 (n4-15c20/21o153-174i)) has translation MVRSLALLPLLSGLFSPVIALSRNPIQVQEPNQAQTQGHAAFPSCAVNCSLLQQAQRECADNEHATIASCFCQSSLIDRLHSGPDGVCDQVCTASDRALLHAWYGKYCSKNTKRDLVSTLETPLEDTEMAPSQNFSTLKPRGGGDWWSTHYQWIIMVIVLIIGFTILTVLGVWLKRRHDAKYPHLYHGGSRGSSGLLLNRQQQSDPTLNQPGSFDPNLEMAQPRRFEGANTDSFASSSRTAITNPRTGRTPSRNRLQRQMQSPVQSPRNSDLIRAASPR, from the exons ATGGTCAGGTCCCTCGCTttgcttcctctcctctccgGCCTCTTCTCGCCGGTGATCGCCTTGAGCCGGAATCCAATCCAGGTCCAGGAACCAAACCAGGCACAAACTCAAGGGCATGCTGCCTTTCCCTCATGCGCCGTGAACTGCTCGCTCCTCCAACAGGCCCAGAGAGAGTGTGCTGACAACGAACATGCGACGATCGCTTCGTGTTTCTGCCAATCTAGCCTGATCGATCGACTCCATAGCGGCCCGGATGGAGTTTGCGACCAGGTTTGCACTGCCTCCGATCGCGCCTTGCTCCACGCCTGGTACGGCAAATATTGCTCCAAGAACACAAAGAGAGATTTAGTTTCTACACTAGAGACACCACTGGAGGATACGGAAATGGCTCCATCGCAGAATTTTTCTACATTGAAGCCAAGAGGCGGGGGTGATTG GTGGTCGACTCACTACCAATGGATTATCATGGTcatcgtcctcatcatcggcTTCACCATCCTCACCGTCCTAGGCGTCTGGCTCAAGCGCCGCCACGACGCCAAATACCCTCACCTCTACCACGGCGGCAGTCGAGGCAGCAGCGGTCTCCTGCTCAATCGCCAGCAACAGTCCGACCCGACTCTCAACCAGCCCGGTTCTTTCGATCCGAATCTCGAAATGGCCCAGCCGCGTCGCTTCGAAGGCGCGAATACAGACTCATTTGCCAGCAGCTCGCGCACGGCGATTACCAATCCTCGAACTGGACGCACGCCGTCCCGGAATCGGTTGCAGCGACAGATGCAGTCGCCTGTGCAGTCGCCTAGGAACAGTGACTTGATCCGGGCGGCGTCGCCCCGGTAG
- a CDS encoding uncharacterized protein (COG:Q;~EggNog:ENOG410PVPB;~InterPro:IPR013154,IPR013149,IPR036291,IPR011032;~PFAM:PF00107,PF08240;~go_process: GO:0055114 - oxidation-reduction process [Evidence IEA]) gives MPRTVEYSVFSGSESGDILTETVQRTIQSNEALVEITHAGLCGADKLSKTKNIPLGHHGAGIVRDVGCAVQYVKIGDRVGFNGSQIPCGNCDYCIGGKEQYCVQSKHFERVASFATHAVWHENMLIKLPEGVESKYAAPLMCGGAIMWEVLTANDVRPGDRVGIHGIGGLGHVAILMSSALGCDVVVFSSSESKRHDAMATGAKEFHITHDIVPGAPVAPVQHLFWCRDGAPDFSKLISQVSCSGTIYILAVGLEAVSVPMQLVVKNGIRIQGCSNASRKTMRKMLQFVRLHGIQPWIMTWPMTADGIQDAFKALNESKMRYRGVLVGEFGN, from the exons ATGCCAAGAACAGTCGAATACAGCGTGTTCAGCGGCTCTGAGAGCGGCGACATTCTCACCGAAACAGTCCAACGCACGATCCAGTCCAACGAAGCCCTCGTCGAGATCACACACGCGGGACTCTGCGGAGCGGACAAGCTATCGAAGACAAAGAATATCCCATTGGGTCACCACGGAGCCGGGATAGTGCGGGATGTCGGGTGCGCGGTGCAGTATGTCAAGATAGGCGACAGGGTCGGGTTCAACGGATCGCAGATTCCGTGTGGAAACTGTGATTATTGCATTGGGG GCAAAGAGCAGTACTGCGTACAAAGTAAGCATTTCGAGAGAGTCGCGTCCTTTGCGACGCACGCTGTATGGCATGAGAACATGCTCATCAAGCTCCCCGAGGGTGTCGAGTCGAAATACGCCGCTCCACTCATGTGCGGTGGCGCGATCATGTGGGAGGTCTTGACGGCGAATGACGTGAGACCGGGAGATCGAGTTGGTATTCATGGGATAGGAGGACTGGGACACGTTGCTATTCTGATGTCGAGTGCGCTGGGCTGCGACGTGGTGGTGTTCTCCAGCAGCGAGTCAAAAAGACACGACGCGATGGCAACTGGCGCAAAGGAGTTTCACATCACGCATGATATTGTCCCGGGGGCTCCTGTAGCGCCAGTACAGCATCTTTTCTGGTGTCGTGATGGAGCGCCTGATTTTTCAAA ACTCATATCGCAAGTATCCTGCAGCGGCACCATATACATCCTCGCCGTAGGCCTCGAAGCAGTATCCGTGCCAATGCAGTTGGTGGTGAAGAACGGCATTCGGATCCAAGGATGCTCGAATGCGTCCCGGAAGACAATGCGGAAAATGCTGCAGTTTGTACGACTTCATGGCATTCAGCCGTGGATAATGACCTGGCCCATGACTGCTGATGGTATTCAGGATGCGTTCAAGGCGTTGAATGAGAGTAAGATGCGATATCGGGGAGTTCTTGTGGGAGAATTTGGGAATTAG